The following coding sequences are from one Passer domesticus isolate bPasDom1 chromosome 11, bPasDom1.hap1, whole genome shotgun sequence window:
- the UTS2B gene encoding urotensin-2B encodes MLLGSGNVEKMWSAQLCLGVLTILTMALCVPSTHGDPFLLQENRVLPEREDTNHENTLLTLLLNKKFAWRRPENIDWELAKKFEELEELEKLKDQLSAEDGSEVAYALESLSASQPKKRACFWKYCI; translated from the exons ATGCTTTTGGGCTCTGGGAACGTGGAGAAGATGTggtctgcccagctgtgtctgggagTGCTGACCATCCTGACCATGGCTCTGTGTGTCCCGTCAACACATGGAGACCCTTTTTTACTCCAAG AGAACCGAGTGCTTCCAGAGAGAGAAGACACAAATCATGAGAACACATTGCTGACTCTGCTTCTTAATAAGAAATTTGCCTGGCGGAGGCCAGAAAATATTG ACTGGGAGCTGGCAAAGAAATTTGAAGAGCTTGAAGAG CTGGAGAAGTTGAAGGATCAGCTCTCAGCTGAGGATGGGTCAGAGGTGGCCTATGCCTTGGAAAGTCTCTCAGCATCCCAGCCCAAAAAACGCG CCTGCTTTTGGAAATACTGCATCTGA